The genomic window TCACTGGGCGGTCCGCGCCGCCGGCACGGCGATCGCCGGGCTGGTCCTCCTCGGGCTGACGCCGGGCACCGCCTCGGCCGCCCCCAGCGACGCCGAGATCGCCGCGGCCGAGGCCGCCCGCGACGCGGCCGCCGCCCAGGTGGGCGTGCTCAGCGCCCGGCTGGCCGAGGCCGAGGCCGCCGCCGACGCGGCGCGCCAGGGCGCGCAGATCGCCCTGCAGGACTACGAGCAGCTGCAGGCGGCCTACCAGGCCGCCCGGGCCGCCGCCGACGCCGCCGTCGCCGCCGCCGCGCAGGCCGAGGCCGACGTCGCCGGGGGCGTCGCGCAGGTCGCCGGCTACGCGCGCACCACCTACATCCAGGGCAGCACCGCGCCCGGCGCCACGGCGCTGCTGTCCGCCGACGGTCCGGCCCAGCTGATCGAGCGCGCCGCGCTGCTCGAGGCGGCCGGCACCCACCGCGTCGACGTCGTCACCGAGCTCACCGCGCTGCAGGTGCAGGCCGACCGCACCGAGGAGCAGGCGCAGACCGCGTCCGCCGAGGCCGAGGTGCTGCAGGAGCAGGCCGCCGTCGCGCTGGCCGACGCCCAGGCGCAGGAGAGCTCCGCCCGCGCGCAGACCGCCGCCCTCACCGAGCAGCGCGACGCCGTCGCCGAGCAGGCCGAGGCCGCCGGGCAGCAGGTCGCCGGGATGCAGGCCGAGCAGGACGCCGCCGAGGCCGCCGCCGCGCAGGCCGCCGCCGCCCAGGCCGCCGCCGCACGGGCCGCCGCCGCCCGGCCTGCCGCCCCCGCCCCGGCACCGGCCGCCGCGCCGTCGCGCGGCAGCACGTCCAGCAGCGCGTCCTCGCCGTCGTCGTCCTCGTCGTCGTCCTCGCCGTCGCCGTCGTCGTCCTCGTCGTCGTCGTCCTCGGGCGGCTCGACGTCGTCCTCGCGGGGTTCGACGCCGTCGACCGGCGCGTCCTCCGGCAACCCGGCGCCGCCGCGGGCCACCACGGCCGGCGCACCGTCGGCCTCGGCGGTGCGGACCGCCATCGACGCGGCGCTCTCCCAGCGCGGCGTCCCCTACAGCTGGGGAGGCGGCGGCGCCAACGGGCCGAGCTACGGCATCACCTACCCGGACACCGGCATCCGTGGCTTCGACTGCTCGGGGCTGATGGAGTACGCCTACGCGCGGGCCGGCATCCGGATCGGCGGCACCAGCCGCGACCAGTGGTACCTCAACCGCGGGAAGACCGTGGCGCGGGCGGACCTGCGTGCCGGTGACCTGGTCTTCTGGGGCACCGGCGACGACTACAGGTCCATCTACCACGTGGCCATGTACCTCGGCGACGGCACGGTGGTGCAGGCGCCGCAGAGCGGGGACGTCGTCAGGGTCTCGCCGATGTGGTACGGCAGTGACTACTTCGGTGCCGTGCGCCCGACGGCGTAGCTCGCGGCCGGGGAGTTGGGGCGTCGGGCAGCCACGGGGGGAGCTGCCCGACGCACCGACCACGCTAGCAGTCACGCCCGCGCTGGTGCAGGGGTTGCGCACCCCGGGCGTGCCGTGGTCGCGCGGCGACGGCGCGTCGCCCGGCGCGTCGCGCCGCGAGGCCGCCGCCGGGGCCTCCGGCGTGCCCGCGCGCGCGACGGACGGACTGCCAGCTCCGTGTAGGACACTGGCGGACGGGACGGGCGAGGAGCCCCGTCGCCGGCCTCCCGTGTCGCTGCCGTGACGCGGCCGGAGGCCGAGGACCGGCACGACAGGGAGCCCTGTGACCACCGCCGCCAGCAGCCCGCTCGAGAAGCCCGCCGGCGCCAGTGCCGTGGGCGCCGGCGCGCCGGTCCCGCCCTCGGTGGACGCCGCGCGGCTGGAACGCGCCCTGTTCGAGATCAAGCGGGTCATCGTCGGCCAGGACCGGCTGGTGGAGCGGATGCTGGTCGCCCTGCTCGCCCGCGGCCACGTGCTCCTCGAGGGCGTACCCGGCGTCGCGAAGACCCTCGCGGTCGAGACGCTGGCCCGGGTCGTGGGCGGGAAGTTCGCCCGCCTGCAGTTCACCCCCGACCTCGTGCCCGCCGACATCCTCGGCACCCGCATCTACAAGGCCGGGCAGGACGCCTTCGACACCGAGCTCGGCCCGGTGTTCGCCAACTTCGTGCTCACCGACGAGATCAACCGCGCGCCGGCGAAGGTGCAGTCGGCGCTGCTGGAGGTCATGGCCGAGCGGCAGGTCTCGATCGGCGGCGTCACCCACCGGCTGCCCGACCCGTTCCTCGTGCTGGCCACGCAGAACCCGATCGAGTCCGAGGGCGTCTACCCGCTGCCCGAGGCCCAGCGCGACCGTTTCCTCATGAAGGTGCTCGTGGACTACCCGAGCCCGGAGGAGGAGCGCGAGATCATCTACCGGATGGGTGCCAACCCGCCGGTGGCCGAGACGATCCTCGGCCCCGACGACCTGCGCCGCATGCAGCGCACCGCCTCGCAGGTGTTCGTGCACCACGCGCTGGTCGACTACGTCGTGCGGCTCGTCGTCGCCACCCGGCAGCCGCGCGAGCACGGCATGGACGACGTCGCCTCCTGGGTGTCCTACGGCGCGAGCCCCCGTGCCTCGCTCGGCCTCATCTCGGCCGGCCGCGCGCTGGCGCTGGTCCGCGGCCGCGACTACGTGCTGCCGCAGGACGTCCTCGACGTCACCACCGACGTGCTGCGCCACCGGCTGGTGCTGTCCTACGACGCGCTGGCCGACGGGGTCCCCGCCGACCACGTGGTCAAGCGGATCCTGCAGACGGTGCCGCTGCCGCAGGTCACGCCGCGCCAGCGCTCCGGCGGCTTCGGCCCGGCCGCGCCCGGCGGCCCGCAGGTGCCGCCGCCGGGGGCGCCGCTGTTCGGCCCGCCGCAGGGTCCCTACGGCGCCGGCTTCCCGCCCGTTCCGCAGGCCCCGGGCGGCCTGCCGGGCAACGGCCAGGCTCCGCACGGCCAGGTCCCCAACGGCCAGACCCCGCACGGCCAGGTCCCCAACGGCCAGGCCCCGCACGGCCAGGTCCCCAACGGTCAGGCGCCCCAGGGTCAGCCGGGTCCCGGCGGCAACGGGCACGCCCCGGGGAACCCGCAGGCGTGAGGCTCCGGCGCGGCCGGGCGCGGGCGGGGGAGGACCCCGCCCCGCCCGCGGACGAGCCGGCCCCGGCTCCCACCCCGGTACCGGCCGCGGACCCCGACGGCGCACCGCCGCACTTCGGCGAGGGCCCGGCCGACGTCCTGCTCCAGCGGCTGGAGCTCACCGTCCGCCGGCGGCTCGACGGGCTGCTGCAGGGTGACCACCTGGGCCTGGTGCCGGGCTCGGGCAGCGAGGCCGGCGACTCCCGGACCTACCACCCGGGCGACGACGTCCGGCGCATGGACTGGCCGGTGACCGCGCGCACCCAGGTGCCGCACGTCCGCGAGACGATCGCCGACCGCGAGCTCGAGACCTGGGCGGTGGTCGACCTGTCGGCCAGTCTCGACTTCGGCACCGGCCTGTGCGACAAGCGCGACCTCGCGATCGCCGGGCTCGCCGCGGTCAGCCACCTCACCGTGCACGGCGGCAACCGGCTCGGCGCGGTCGTCACCACCGGCGAGCGGATCGACCGCTACCCGGCGCAGGCGGGGCGGCTGGCCGCCGACCGGCTGCTGCGCGCCGTCGTCGCCACCCCCCGCGCCGCGACCGGGCGCCGCGGTGACCTCGCGGCCGCGCTGGAGACGCTGCGCCGCCCGCCGCGGCGCCGCGGGCTGGTCGTCGTCGTGTCCGACTTCCTCGGCGACCTCGACTGGGAGCGTCCGCTGCGCGGCCTGGGCACCCGGCACGAGCTCTTGGGCATCGAGGTGGTGGACCCACGGGAGCTGGAGCTGCCCGACGTCGGCCCGCTGACCGTCGTCGACCCGGAGTCCGGGCAGACCCTCGAGGTGCCCACCGGCGACCCGCGCTTCCGCGCCCGCTTCGCCGAGGCGGCGGCCGAGCAGCGGCGGGCGATCGCCGCCGGGCTGCGCCGCGCCGGGGCCGGGCACCTGCAGCTGCGGACCGACCGCGACTGGGTGATGGACGTCGTCCGGTTCGTCGCCGACCGCCGGCGTGCCGGCAGCGGCGGGGCGTCCCGGTGAGCACCCCCGGCAGTACGAGAGAGGTCCGCCCGTGAGTTTCCAGTCACCGCTGTGGCTGATCGCGCTCGTCCCCGTCGTCGCGCTGGCGGTGCTCTACGTGGTCCGCCAGCTGCGCCGCCGGGTGTACGCGGCGCGGTTCTCCCAGACCGGGCTGGTGCAGAGCCTGCTGCCCAAGCGGGCCGGCTGGGTGCGGCACGTCGCGTTCGGCCTGACGCTGGCGGCGCTGCTGGGGCTGGTCCTCTCGCTGGCGCAGCCGAGCACCGAGGTGCGGGTGCCACGGGAGACCGCGACCGTCGTCCTGGCCCTGGACGTCTCGCTGTCGATGCAGGCCGAGGACATCGAGCCCAGCCGGTTCGAGGCGATGAAGGACGCCGCCAGCGACTTCGTCGACATCCTGCCGGAGCGGATCAACCTGGGGCTGGTGTCGTTCTCGGGCACCGCGTCGACGCTGGTGGCGCCGACCACCGACCGCGAGCAGGTGCGTGGCGCGATCCAGAACCTGGAGCTGTCGGAGGCGACGGCGATCGGCGAGGCGATCTTCACCTCGCTGACCACCATCGCCACGTTCCAGGCCACGCTCGACGTCGGCGAGGACGAGGCCCTGCCGCCGGCGCGGATCCTGCTGCTGTCCGACGGCTACAACACCGTCGGCCGGGAGAACACGCAGGCGATCGCCGCGGCGCAGGCGGCCCAGGTGCCGGTGTCGACCATCGCGTTCGGCACCGACTACGGGTCGATCGAGATCGGCGGCGAGGTGACGCCGGTGCCGATCGACCGCGACGCGCTGCGGCAGATCGCCGACGAGACCGGCGGCCAGTACAACGAGGCCCGCACCCGCGCCGAGCTGGAGGCCGTCTACGACGACCTCGGCAGCCAGATCGGCTACACGACCGAGCCGCAGGACGTCTCGTACTGGTTCGTGCGGGTGGCCACGCTGCTGCTCGCCTGCGGGCTCGGGCTCGCCGCCTGGCGGCTGCAGCGCCTGTTCTGACCGACCGGGCCGGGGACACACGTGCCCCCGGCCCGGCCGGTCACCGCGTGGGGTCGAGGACGAGCTTGCCGGTGGTGCGGCGGGACAGGATGTCCTGGTGCGCCTCGCGGACGGCGCTCAGCGGGTAGCGGCCGCCGCCGACCGGCTTCAGCGCGCCGTCGGCGACGAGCGGGAGCAGCTCGGTCAGGGCGTCGTCCATCATCGCGGGGCGGCTCATGCAGTGCGCCAGCCAGAAGCCGATCACCGCTCGGCTGGTGCCCATGAGCGCCGGGGCCTGCACCGGCTTCGGCGGGCGGCGGCCGGCCATGCCGTAGAAGGCGACCCGGCCGAAGGGTGCCAGCGCGGAGAACGCGCCGTCGAAGACGTTGCCGCCGGTCATCTCCAGGACGACGTCGACCCGCTTGCCGCCGTTGGCCTCGCGCAGCGCGGCGGCGAACGTCTTCGGGTCGTCGTCGGCGAGGGCGGGGTCGACGCTGGCGTCGGCGCCGAGCTCCTCGGCCAGCGCTCGCTTCTCCGGGCTGGAGGCGGTGGCGATGACCCGCCCGGCGCCCCACCGCTTGGCCAGCTGGACGGCGAGCGAGCCGACCCCGCCGGCGCCGGCGATGACGACGACCGACTCGCCCGCGGCCAGGTGCGCGCTGGTGCGCAGCAGGTGCCAGGCGGTGGCGCCCTGCAGGACGACGGCGAGGGCCTGCTCGTCGGTGACGCCGTCGGGCACCGGCCAGGTCAGCCGCGGGTTCGCGGCCACCTTCTCGGCGTAGCCCCCGCCCTCGACCAGGCCGACGACGCGCTCACCGCCGCCGGCGGGGCGGCCGACGAACTCCGCGCCCGGGATCAGCGGCAGCTGCTGCGGCGCCAGGTAGCTGTCCTCGGTCTGGTGGGTGTCGGCGTAGTTCACGCCGGCGGCACTCACCTCGTAGAGCTGCTGGCCGTCGCCGGGGACGGGGTCGGGGAGGTCGACGACGTCGAGGACCTCGGGGCCGCCGAAGCGGGTGATCTGCACGGCACGCATGAGCTGAGGCTAAGTCCTCCCCTTGTGGCGCCAGGTCGAGCTCCGCAGAGTCGACGGAAGCCGGCGTCGCCGGAAGCTGTCAGGGACGGTCCGCACCGGTCCGGTCCTTGGCCCGCACTGCCCCCTGGTCCCGGAGGCGAAGTGCTAGCGAGAAGGTTTCGACTGGAACCCCGGCGTCTCTGGCCGAATGCCCTGTCATGGACCTTGCTTCGCTGCTGTCCGGCATCGGCAGCCTCGGAATCGGCACCCTCCTCGGGCACTGGCTGTCGGGACGGCGCAGTCGCCAGGACGCGCGCGTCAACGTGATCTCGGCGGTGGCAGACGTCGAGAGGGCTCGCTGGTACTCCACCTCGGTGGACACCATCGATCCCGTCCGCGCGGCCGTCTCGGAGTTGGAGGCGGCCGCCCTCCGGGGGAACATCCCGCGGAAGCCGGTGATGTTGTACGGCGCTCTTGCCATCGCGTCCTGGAGGATCAGCGAAAAGGACTCGAATCACCAACTCTGGGACGAATGGGCGGATGTCGTCACGGACGCCCGTGACCTCGTCAAGACCTTGGTCTGGCAGGACGGGCCGCGGACGAATGACGGTCAGCGAGAGTCGGACGTCCTGTACGACCGCGCACGAGCGGTCACGCGCCGTTCCGTCACCTCCGTCTGGAGCGACAGCTCCGACCTGCGGGCGTTCGAGCAGACGTACAGGGCCGGGAAGGCGACCTCGGTCTCCTGACGTCGCAGAGTCGCGGTCCCGAGCCGGCCACCCCGCACCGACGGTCGTCCCCTCGAGACACCCCCTAGTGTCCGAGGTCTGAAGATCGTTGACCGCGTGGAGGACGATGGGTGGCCTTGACCTCTACGCCGAGGTTTTCCCCGAGCCACAGGACGGGACTGCCCCTACGTGAGTCGACTGGATTCGGTAGGGGCAATCAGTCTGCGTGAGCCGGTCCGAGGCAGACCCCTGCCGGTCACCCCGCCTCGGCCGGCGATCACGCCAACTAAGACCTCCAGGACGCGGGTAGCGGACTCGGCGTCTCCTGCGGCTTGAGGTCAGTTGCAGGACAGCCGGTGGTGGGTATCGGCACGATTGACGCCGGCGGCACTCACCTCGTGGAGCTGCTGGCCGTCGCCGGGGACGGGGTCGGGGAGGTCGACGACGTCGAGGACCTCCGGGCCGCCGGAGCGGGCGATCTGCACGGCACGCACGAGCTGAGGCTGTGGCGTGGGGCCGGCCGACCGTGGACGGCGGCGCCCAGCCCGGGGAGCGCCCCGGCCTGCTCCGCCGGCCTACCTCCCCGCGGTACGGGTAGGTGTCCGACGTGTCCGACTTCGAGATTACCGCCCTCGTCCTGGCCGAGCACGAGGTCTTCCGGCGGGAGTTCTCGGCGCTCGAGGACCTGCCCGGCCCGGAGCTCGCCGCCGCATGGGAGGCGTTGCACGCCAAGCTCGAGGTACACGCCGTCGCCGAGGAGCAGCTGTTCTACCCGCTGCTCGCCCAGGAGGCGGACGGCGAGCAGGAGACGGCGGAGGGTGTGCACGACCACAACGAGATCCGGCACGCCGCGGCCGCCGTCGCAGAGCACGAGGTCGGCAGCGAGGCGTGGTGGGAGGCGGTGCGCCACGCCCGGCAGGTCAACGCCGACCACATGGCCGAGGAGGAGACGGACTTCTTCCCTCCGTTCAAGGATGCCGTCGACGACGAGCAGCGGGAGGCCCTCGGGATGCGCTGGCTGGCGTTCCACGACGAGCACGAGCAGGCCGAGGGGCTGTCCGGCGAGGACGCGGAGGTGGCCGAGGTGGTCGCGACCGAGGTGCCGGAGGGCGACCCGTCCCTCTGAGCACGCCGGCCGTACCCACCTCGACCAGCCGCTGGCCGTCGCCCGTGGCAGGTCCCGAACCGCCGTCGTCTGCTCCGGGGCACCGGGCGACGACGCTGAGGTCCGAACTCGCGCCCCGACGGGATGCGCTCGATCCGTCGTGCTGTCACGCTTCCGCACCACAGCCACGGGGGAACGGAGGAGTGGCCGTGAGTGACTCGTGGGTCCAGCCGACCGGTGCGCGACGACGACGCCCGTGGGGAGTGCTGGCCGCCGCGGTGGCGGCCCTCTGCGCCGGGCAGCTCCTCCTCGGTCCGGTGGCGCGGGCCGCCGCGTGTCCCGAGCCGATCACCACGGTGCTGGACGCCACGCCCGCCACGGCCGACCGCACGGTCGCGCTGACCTTCGACGACGGGCCGCGGCCGGACAGCACGCCCGCCGTCCTGGACGTGCTGCGGGCCAGGGGTGTCACGGCCACGTTCTTCGTGACCGGCAGCAACGCCGCCCGCTACCCGGACCTCGTGCGGCGGATCGTCGCGGAGGGGCACACCATCGGCAACCACACGTGGTCGCACCCGGACCTCAGCGGGTTGTCCCCGGCCGGCCGGGTGGCGGAGATCGAGCGGACGACGCAGGCGATCGTCGACGCGACGGGTACGGCTCCCTGCTTCTTCCGCGGGCCGTACGGCATCCACCGCAGCGCCTCGATCGCCGGCCCGGCCTGGGAGAGGGGCATGTCGGTGGTCGGCTGGACGCTGGACACCCGGGACTGGACCACGCCGGCGGGATGGAGCCCGGCGTTCCAGCAGCAGATCGTCGACGCCGCGACCGCACCGGCCGGCGCCCACCCGATCGTGCTCCTGCACGACGGCGGCGGTGACCGGCAGAACACGGTGGCCGCGCTGGACCCGATCATCTCCGACTACGTCGCTCGCGGACACGTCTTCACCGACCCAGCGGGACGGGGGCCGCGGCAGGGGACGGACGCCGAGGGGAGCGCGGGTGCACCGGTCGGCGACGGCGGAGGCGCCGGCGGGACCCACGTCGTGCAGCCGGGTGACACGCTCAGCTCGATCGCCGCCCGGTACGGCGTGCGCTGGCAGGACCTGCACGCCGCCAACCTGGCCGTCATCGGGCCGGACCCGGGACTCGTGCGGGCGGGGCAGCGGCTCACCGTGCCCGGCGCGGGCGGCTCCGGCGAGGAGAGCACGAACGCGTCGTCGTCGGAGGCTGGGGGGACCAGCTACGTGGTGCGCCCCGGCGACAGCCTCAGCTCGATCGCCGCCCGGTACGGCGTGCGCTGGCAGGACCTGCACGCCGCCAACCTGGCCGTCATCGGACCGGACCCGGGGCTCCTCCGGGCCGGCCAGGAGCTCACCATCCCCGGAGGCTGACCGCACGGGCGGTGGTCGGCCACGGGACGTGGTCCACGCCGTCGAGGGAGGCGGGCAGCTCGTCCTCTCGGCCGGCTCGAGCACCCCGCACCAGGCCGTCGTGCTCGACGGCGGCGTCCTCACCCGTCACCGCCAGTGTCTCCACCCCCGGCTCAGGGCAGTCGCTCGTCTCGGCGGAGGACAGGACCATGGGAACGCCGCACACGGTCGTCGAACCCCTGACGCTCGACCGCGCGGAGGCGCTGGCCGAGGGGGGTGACGCCTTCTCGCGCGTGTCCGGCTACTCGGTGGCCGAGGGCTTCCTCCAGTTCCCCGAGGCCCTCCCCGCGACCGTCCGGGCGCTCCGGGAGGGGATGGACCCCGAGTGGTTCAGTCACCTGGTCATCGACCCCTCGACGGCCACGGTCGTCGGCATGGGCGGCTTCGCCGGTCCACCCACCGACGGAGCGGTCGAGATCGGCTACAGCATCGCTCCGGCCCACCGCGGGCGGGGCCACGCCACCGAGGCCGCCCGCCGGTGGATCGACATCGCCACCGCCCGCGGAGTGACCCTGGTGGTCGCTCACACCCTCGCCGAGGAGAACCCCTCGACGGCGGTCCTCCGGCGTCTGGGGTTCCACCGCACCGCCGAGGTCACGGACCCCGACGCCGGCGCCGTCTGGCGCTGGGAGCTGCCGACCGGCGGGGAGCGCCGGTAGCCCGGAGGACGTGGCCGTGCCGCCGCCCACCACCTCGCGGGGCGGCGTGGGAGCCGTCAGCCCGTCGCGCGCCTGCTCCCGGGCGCGCAGCCGGGCGACCGGTGCAGGTGTCGCGTGGCGGGCGCCGGGTAGTAGGCGCGGTCAGCGGTGGCGGGACGTGTCCTGCCGCCGGACGACGGCGACCCGGTGCTCGCGCCCGGTGCCCGGACCGTTCGAGGAGATCGCGTGTCCCGTACCGGGACCGGTACGGCCGCGGCGAGGGCGTCGTGAGCCTGCCGCCGCGCGCGCCGTCCGAGATCGAGGTCGTGGCGCACCGCGGCGTCTCGGCGGAGGCCCCCGAGCACACCCTCGCCGCCTACCAGCAGGCGCTGGCCCTCGGGGCGGACGCCGTGGAGTGCGACGTCCGGATGACCCGCGACGGCGTGCTGGTGTGCGTGCACGACCGCCGCATCAACCGGACGTCCACGGGCCGCGGTGTGGTGTCGGCGCTGGACCTCGCCGAGCTGGAGCGGCACCGCGTCGTCCACCGGCGCCCCCGGCGTGCCGGGATCCGGGGCCGCCCGTCGCGTCCCGCGGTCACGGACGACGACGTGGAGGCCGACGAGGACGCCGGACGGGTGCTCACCCTGGACCGGCTGCTGGACTACGTGACGGCCTCGCCGGGGCGGGTGCGCCTGGCGATCGAGACCAAGCACCCGACCCGCCACGCCGGGCAGGTCGAGGTGGCCCTGCTGACGAGTCTCCGGAGGTTCGGGCTGCTCTCCGGCGGGCGTCCGCTCGAGTGGTCGGGACGTCCGGCGGTCCGGGTCATGAGCTTCTCGCCGACGGCGCTGCGGCGGGTCCGTGTCCTGGCGCCGGACCTCCCCACCGTGCACCTGGTCCGCCAGGTGCTCCCGCGGTCGCGGTCGCGGTCGCGGTCGCGGCCGCGGCCGGCCCTCCCCGCGGGTACCGCCATCGGCCCGTCCCTCGCGCTGCTGCGCCACGACCCGGGCCTGGTCGCACGACTGCACCGGGCCGGTCTGCAGGTCCACGTGTGGGTCGTCAACCGCCCCCGCGACATGCACTTCGCGTCGTCCCTCGGGGTCGACGCGATCATCACGGACGAGGCCGCGACGCTGCTGCACCACCTGGGACGGGGTGGACCGCGGTCCCTGACGGACACGGGCTGACCGCTCCCGTCCCGGGGGCGGACTCCAGCGCCTCTCGGCGGACTCCGCGGGCGAAGCGCCCCGCGGACAGCCCGTTCTCGATCTGCTCGAGGCTGCGGCCGGTGCCGAACCCGCCGCTGACCTGCAGCGCCCCGGAGACGATCCCCGTGTCGTGGCCGTGGAGCGGTCCCGAGATGGCCGACACCAGGGCCACGACCACGACGGCGCCGGTCAGCCCACCGCCGCCGTCGTGCCCCGCGTCGGTTCCGGTGGGGAGGGACGGAGTGCGGGCCTCGCCCTCGGGCGCGGTGATCGGATCCCCGAGCGGCGTGCGGGGGCGGCGCTCGCCACGTACGGCCGCCGGCGGGGGGCCGCCTGCCGTGGCCGGAGGCCGGTCGTGCAGGCGGCCTCGTATCGTCCTCCGGCATGCGGCCCGCGGCGTCGGTCGACTCGGCCCGGAGCTGGGTCATGGTGGCCGCGGCGTTCGCGGCGGTGTTCGCCTCGTTCGGGATCGCCTACTCCTTCGGCGCCTTCCTGGAGCCGATGGCCGAGGAGTTCGGCGCCGGCCGCGGCGCCACGTCGACGTTCTTCGCCCTGACGTCGCTCACGTACTTCGGCCTCGGCGCCCTCAGCGGCGTCGCGGTGGACCGCTACGGCCCCCGGCGGGTGCTGCTGGTGGGTGCGGTCGCGCTCGGCGCGGGGCTGGCGGCGACCTCGCAGGCGGGCGAGCTGTGGATCGGGCTGGTCACCTACGGCCTGGGCGTCGGCATCGGTGTGGCCTGCGCCTACGTCCCGATGGTGGCCGTCGTCAGCGGCTGGTTCGAGCGGCGGCGCACGCTCGCGATCGGGGTGGCGGTGACCGGGATCGGCCTGGGCACCCTCACCGTCGCGCCGCTGGCCGCCGCGCTGATCGACGCCCTGGGGTGGCGGGACACCCACCTCGTGCTCGGGGCGGCCGGCGCGGCCGTGCTCGTGGTCTGCGCCCTGGTGGTGGCCCCACCGCCGGTGACCCCCGGGCCCGCGGCGCTGACGCTCGGGGAGGCGGTGCGCAACCGGGACTACCGGCGGATCTACCTGGCGTCGGGCCTGCTGTCCGTCGCGCTGTTCGTGCCGTTCGTGCACCTGCCCGGGTACGCGGAGGAGGCCGGCGCCGAGCGGGTCGCGGCGGCGGCGCTGGTGGGGGTGATCGGCGCGGCGAGCACCGCCGGCCGCCTGGTGCTCGGGGTGGTCGCGGCGAGGACGGGGGCGCTGCGCGCCTTCCAGTGGTGCTTCCTGACCATGGGCGCGAGCTTCGCGCTGTGGGCCCTCGACGGCGGGTACGGCGTGCTCGTCACGTTCGCCGTCGTGCTGGGCGTCGGCTACGGGGGCTTCGTCGCCCTCGGCCCGGCCGTCGTCGCCGAGCGCTTCGGCACCACGCGGCTCGGCGGGCTGCTGGGCGTGCTCTACACGAGCGCGGGGATCGGATCGGCGGTGGGCGCTCCGCTCGCCGGCGCGGCGGTCGACGCCACCGGCTCCTACGCCTGGGCCATCGCCGGGTGCCTCGTCCTCGGGTTGGCCGGCTACCTGACCGTGCTCACCGTCGGTCGCTGAGGAGGGGCGCCC from Geodermatophilus normandii includes these protein-coding regions:
- a CDS encoding glycerophosphodiester phosphodiesterase, which translates into the protein MSLPPRAPSEIEVVAHRGVSAEAPEHTLAAYQQALALGADAVECDVRMTRDGVLVCVHDRRINRTSTGRGVVSALDLAELERHRVVHRRPRRAGIRGRPSRPAVTDDDVEADEDAGRVLTLDRLLDYVTASPGRVRLAIETKHPTRHAGQVEVALLTSLRRFGLLSGGRPLEWSGRPAVRVMSFSPTALRRVRVLAPDLPTVHLVRQVLPRSRSRSRSRPRPALPAGTAIGPSLALLRHDPGLVARLHRAGLQVHVWVVNRPRDMHFASSLGVDAIITDEAATLLHHLGRGGPRSLTDTG
- a CDS encoding MFS transporter, with product MRPAASVDSARSWVMVAAAFAAVFASFGIAYSFGAFLEPMAEEFGAGRGATSTFFALTSLTYFGLGALSGVAVDRYGPRRVLLVGAVALGAGLAATSQAGELWIGLVTYGLGVGIGVACAYVPMVAVVSGWFERRRTLAIGVAVTGIGLGTLTVAPLAAALIDALGWRDTHLVLGAAGAAVLVVCALVVAPPPVTPGPAALTLGEAVRNRDYRRIYLASGLLSVALFVPFVHLPGYAEEAGAERVAAAALVGVIGAASTAGRLVLGVVAARTGALRAFQWCFLTMGASFALWALDGGYGVLVTFAVVLGVGYGGFVALGPAVVAERFGTTRLGGLLGVLYTSAGIGSAVGAPLAGAAVDATGSYAWAIAGCLVLGLAGYLTVLTVGR